The Chryseobacterium suipulveris genome window below encodes:
- a CDS encoding NAD-dependent epimerase/dehydratase family protein, whose product MILVTGATGILGRVLILELQKRGRTVRATKRKSSNIAEVKDSFKFYVENPDEEFAKIQWIDVDFDDISSLKSALEGVDEVYHCAAKVSFHPDKKREMYHTNIDGTKNLLYACENSSVKKFCFVSSIAVLDGLNENGEMDENSDYNPKIDHSAYAVSKHFSEMEVWRASAEGLNTVIINPGMIVGSGNWNQSSGELFGTFEKNGFIGSGGTSYVDVRDVAKIAVELMDKNIFGERFILISENVRFFDFGKMVRGKLGLKDQKILSASVLNLGRILSFLFGWMVPKLKMANKVNIEAISNFNKISNKKIVEKLDYHFIPISESIDFHLKNYLKKDGSLKTAD is encoded by the coding sequence ATGATCTTAGTAACCGGCGCAACAGGAATTCTCGGCAGAGTCCTAATTTTGGAACTGCAAAAACGCGGTAGAACGGTTCGTGCCACGAAACGAAAATCCAGCAATATTGCCGAAGTGAAAGATTCCTTCAAATTCTATGTCGAAAATCCTGACGAAGAATTTGCCAAAATCCAATGGATTGATGTGGATTTTGACGATATCAGTTCCCTGAAGTCGGCATTGGAAGGTGTGGATGAAGTATATCACTGCGCTGCAAAGGTGAGTTTTCATCCCGATAAGAAAAGGGAAATGTACCATACCAATATTGATGGAACTAAGAATCTGCTTTACGCTTGCGAAAATTCCTCGGTAAAGAAATTCTGCTTTGTGAGCTCGATTGCGGTTTTAGACGGGCTTAATGAAAACGGCGAAATGGATGAGAACTCCGACTACAACCCGAAAATCGACCATTCTGCTTATGCGGTCTCCAAACATTTTTCGGAGATGGAGGTTTGGCGCGCTTCCGCGGAAGGTCTGAACACCGTGATCATCAATCCTGGAATGATCGTAGGAAGCGGAAACTGGAACCAAAGCAGCGGCGAACTTTTCGGCACATTCGAGAAAAACGGATTCATCGGAAGCGGCGGAACTTCGTATGTGGATGTGCGCGATGTTGCCAAAATCGCAGTAGAACTGATGGACAAAAATATCTTCGGTGAAAGATTTATCCTGATTTCCGAGAACGTTCGGTTTTTTGATTTCGGAAAAATGGTTCGCGGAAAACTGGGTTTAAAAGACCAGAAAATCCTCTCCGCATCAGTTTTAAATCTCGGTAGAATCTTGAGTTTCCTTTTCGGCTGGATGGTTCCGAAACTGAAAATGGCAAACAAAGTCAATATCGAGGCGATCAGCAATTTCAATAAAATTTCAAATAAGAAAATCGTGGAAAAGCTGGATTACCACTTCATTCCCATTTCAGAAAGTATTGATTTTCATTTAAAAAATTATCTTAAAAAAGACGGAAGTTTGAAGACAGCGGACTGA
- a CDS encoding alpha/beta fold hydrolase, which translates to MQILHSKIYGTEKSGTPLLVFHGLFGMLDNWGSFGKEMGEFFPVHLIDLRNHGKSFHSEEMSHDDLAHDITHYMEHYGIEKANLLGHSLGGKAVMQFAIKYPLKVEKLIVVDIGPKAYPPHHQGIMKALESVDFNKVTTRQEVEQVLQQFIPEKSVIQFLAKNLYWTEDKKLAWRFNLETLSSKYSEFVSNAIKYGVFTGETLFVAGAKSNYILPQDEFQIKQQFPNSSIVKIENAGHWVQAENPKDFNEVVKDFLMHKFQN; encoded by the coding sequence ATGCAAATCCTCCACTCTAAAATTTACGGCACCGAAAAATCGGGAACACCGCTTCTGGTTTTTCACGGTCTGTTCGGAATGCTCGATAACTGGGGAAGTTTCGGCAAAGAAATGGGCGAGTTTTTTCCGGTACACCTTATTGATTTAAGGAACCATGGTAAAAGTTTCCACTCTGAAGAAATGTCGCACGACGATTTGGCGCACGATATCACGCATTACATGGAGCATTACGGGATCGAAAAAGCCAATTTGCTCGGTCACTCTCTCGGCGGAAAAGCTGTGATGCAGTTCGCGATTAAATATCCGTTAAAAGTCGAGAAACTCATCGTGGTCGATATCGGTCCGAAAGCTTATCCTCCTCATCACCAGGGAATTATGAAGGCGCTCGAAAGTGTGGATTTTAACAAGGTTACGACAAGGCAGGAAGTAGAGCAGGTTCTGCAGCAATTTATCCCGGAAAAGTCTGTCATTCAGTTTCTTGCAAAAAATCTGTATTGGACGGAAGACAAAAAATTAGCATGGCGTTTCAACCTCGAAACACTTTCTTCGAAATACAGTGAATTTGTTTCCAATGCGATAAAGTACGGAGTTTTCACGGGAGAAACTTTGTTTGTTGCAGGTGCCAAATCCAACTATATCCTTCCGCAGGACGAGTTTCAGATCAAGCAGCAGTTTCCGAATTCTTCCATCGTGAAAATTGAAAATGCAGGACATTGGGTTCAGGCAGAAAATCCGAAAGATTTCAACGAGGTGGTAAAGGATTTCTTAATGCATAAATTCCAGAATTAA
- a CDS encoding DUF6922 domain-containing protein → MNSTITVNDFSKHLFWNVDLEKFDLDKHKVQMIQKVLEYGRINDWNLLKQYYGLEEIKNVSLNLRSLDAVTLSFVSTIFKIDKSKFRCYKHRQSVENYWNS, encoded by the coding sequence ATGAATTCCACAATCACAGTTAACGATTTTTCGAAGCATCTTTTTTGGAATGTCGATTTGGAGAAGTTTGATTTGGATAAACATAAAGTCCAAATGATTCAAAAAGTCTTAGAATACGGCAGGATAAATGATTGGAATCTATTGAAACAATATTACGGATTAGAAGAAATAAAAAATGTTTCTCTTAATTTAAGGAGTTTAGATGCTGTCACACTTTCGTTTGTTTCAACCATTTTTAAAATTGATAAATCCAAATTTCGATGCTACAAACACAGACAGTCAGTCGAGAATTATTGGAACTCTTAG
- a CDS encoding AMP-dependent synthetase/ligase, with product MNLTQFLNTNTEKFPERAAIGFKKKEEWKEINWKNFRRMVFKTANALKNAGIAENDRVAIYSDNSAEWVVFDLAALSLGAVSVPIYSTNNREQAEYILNDSEAKIILVGNQEQYDAALEILQNSQYLKEIIISKKAVWIKKEHSQYLEDFIKKADENFDIAEKDDEDLATIIYTSGTTGVPKGVMLTHGNFHKCFDAHFDFFKFKNFEKEHSLAFLPLTHVFERSWTLLCLTGGAKVSFLENTKLIASCLTEVKPTMMCSVPRFYQKIYAGVNEMVAAGSDMKKKIFRFAMNTGSEVAELKRLGKSVPFGLNLKNAIANALVFKKIKNKMGGKLWFMPCGGASISPEVTKFFDAMGIHITVGYGLTETTATLTAFPFKNYEHGTAGISLGDTQIKIGENDEILAKGSGIMKGYYKKPTETAEVFTEDGWFKTGDAGRFDEKGNLMITDRIKDLMKTSNGKYIAPQPIENLLSNDNYINQVMVAAEGKPFVTALIIPNFEALKEQLPKLNIPFTSWEEVVKLDKVKDFYHQKIEEIQKQLSGFEKVKKFVLMPAEFEIGSGEITPTLKVKRNVVLAKYADLIEKMYLH from the coding sequence ATGAATCTTACCCAATTCCTCAATACCAATACCGAAAAATTTCCTGAACGCGCCGCAATCGGCTTTAAGAAAAAAGAAGAATGGAAGGAAATCAACTGGAAAAATTTTCGCAGGATGGTTTTCAAAACCGCAAATGCGCTGAAAAATGCGGGGATTGCCGAGAATGACCGTGTCGCGATCTATTCCGACAATTCCGCGGAATGGGTGGTTTTCGATTTGGCGGCGCTTTCTTTGGGAGCGGTGTCGGTGCCGATTTATTCGACCAATAACCGCGAACAGGCAGAATATATCCTCAACGATTCTGAAGCGAAAATTATTCTTGTCGGAAATCAGGAACAGTACGATGCCGCGCTTGAAATCCTTCAGAATTCCCAATATCTAAAGGAAATCATCATCTCGAAAAAAGCGGTTTGGATCAAGAAAGAACATTCGCAATATCTGGAAGATTTCATCAAAAAAGCCGATGAAAATTTCGACATCGCTGAAAAAGACGACGAGGATTTGGCGACCATCATCTACACATCGGGAACAACGGGGGTTCCGAAAGGTGTGATGCTCACTCACGGAAATTTCCACAAATGCTTCGATGCCCATTTCGATTTCTTTAAATTCAAAAATTTCGAAAAGGAACATTCGCTCGCTTTTCTCCCCCTGACACACGTTTTCGAGAGAAGCTGGACTTTACTTTGTTTGACAGGCGGCGCGAAAGTCTCGTTTCTGGAAAACACCAAACTTATCGCAAGTTGCTTAACCGAAGTGAAGCCCACGATGATGTGCTCCGTTCCGAGGTTTTACCAAAAAATTTATGCGGGAGTCAACGAAATGGTTGCAGCAGGTTCCGACATGAAAAAGAAGATTTTCCGTTTTGCGATGAATACGGGAAGTGAAGTTGCCGAACTGAAGCGGCTCGGCAAATCAGTTCCTTTCGGATTAAATCTCAAGAATGCGATTGCCAATGCTTTGGTTTTCAAAAAAATCAAAAACAAAATGGGTGGAAAACTTTGGTTCATGCCGTGTGGAGGTGCATCGATTTCTCCCGAGGTGACGAAGTTTTTTGACGCGATGGGAATCCACATCACCGTCGGTTACGGACTCACCGAAACTACCGCGACATTGACGGCGTTTCCGTTCAAAAATTACGAACACGGAACGGCGGGTATTTCGCTCGGCGACACTCAAATCAAGATTGGCGAGAATGACGAAATCCTTGCCAAAGGAAGTGGAATTATGAAAGGTTATTATAAAAAACCTACAGAAACCGCCGAAGTTTTTACCGAAGACGGTTGGTTTAAAACAGGCGATGCGGGAAGGTTTGACGAAAAAGGAAACCTCATGATCACCGATAGAATCAAGGATCTGATGAAAACCTCAAACGGGAAATACATTGCTCCGCAACCAATTGAAAACCTGTTGTCGAACGATAACTACATCAATCAGGTGATGGTGGCCGCGGAAGGAAAACCTTTTGTAACCGCGCTGATTATTCCTAATTTTGAGGCGTTAAAAGAGCAGTTGCCAAAACTGAATATTCCTTTTACGAGTTGGGAAGAAGTGGTGAAACTCGATAAAGTGAAAGATTTTTACCACCAAAAAATCGAGGAGATCCAGAAGCAGCTTTCGGGTTTTGAAAAGGTGAAGAAATTTGTTCTGATGCCCGCAGAATTCGAAATCGGAAGCGGCGAAATCACACCAACATTAAAGGTAAAACGAAATGTGGTTCTCGCAAAATATGCGGATTTGATTGAGAAGATGTATCTGCATTAA
- a CDS encoding alpha/beta hydrolase, which yields MKFLKFFAVLSLLILYGCQINYPLLQPWKNDPDRRNFSWKEKEDSIHLKIVGENLQPVFFKNKDSLQRNFTITSYFFNGNNGRKINAWLLQPKSKVADKSVFALHGNAGNLNTQLGFFSNLTDFGFQVFIFDYPGFGYSEGKPTRKAALEDSFSAFEFFRNLDKVKSTSKIIYGQSIGGNFAIPVATQNQGEIAGLVLEGTFLQTDDIANHYFPVLGRVALKNNFDNKLNIKSFKKSVLVIHSNEDKVVPEKLGKKLFENANEPKSFLEIGKCHICGIKFYGEEIASRIGEVIFGN from the coding sequence ATGAAATTCCTGAAATTTTTCGCGGTACTTTCCCTTTTAATCCTTTACGGTTGTCAAATCAATTATCCTTTGCTGCAGCCGTGGAAGAACGATCCTGACCGACGAAATTTTTCGTGGAAAGAAAAAGAAGACTCGATTCATTTGAAGATTGTGGGAGAGAATCTGCAACCTGTCTTTTTTAAAAATAAAGATTCACTGCAGCGCAATTTTACCATTACCAGTTATTTTTTTAATGGAAATAATGGCCGGAAAATCAACGCGTGGCTTTTGCAGCCAAAGAGCAAGGTAGCTGATAAATCGGTTTTTGCCCTCCACGGAAACGCAGGAAATCTCAATACCCAACTTGGCTTTTTTTCAAACCTCACGGATTTTGGCTTCCAGGTTTTTATTTTTGATTACCCCGGATTTGGTTATTCCGAAGGGAAGCCGACCCGGAAAGCTGCTCTCGAAGATTCTTTTTCGGCGTTTGAATTTTTTCGGAATTTAGATAAGGTGAAGTCCACTTCAAAAATTATTTACGGTCAATCCATCGGCGGAAATTTTGCGATTCCCGTTGCCACACAAAACCAGGGAGAAATTGCAGGTTTGGTTTTGGAGGGAACTTTTCTGCAAACCGACGATATTGCCAATCACTATTTTCCGGTTTTGGGAAGAGTTGCGTTAAAGAATAACTTCGATAACAAGCTGAATATCAAAAGTTTCAAAAAGTCGGTTTTGGTAATTCACAGCAACGAAGACAAAGTTGTCCCCGAAAAGTTGGGAAAAAAGCTTTTCGAGAATGCCAACGAACCCAAATCTTTTCTTGAAATCGGCAAGTGCCATATTTGCGGAATCAAGTTTTACGGTGAAGAAATCGCTTCCAGAATCGGGGAGGTGATTTTCGGAAATTAG